A single genomic interval of Nitratidesulfovibrio sp. SRB-5 harbors:
- a CDS encoding translocation/assembly module TamB yields the protein MTAPRRHTGPDAAPTAPSSPPALPENAGGSAVRASEPTPPERKNRTWRILGAAGRAALAVLLILLLALGAGTTFLRSAPGEAWLTAQAVRMLAAAGITSTLDSLEGPLPERLRLRNLTLSDARGPWLHLDEAEVRLRPLALLHGTLDVELMRLSAPRWERMPDMPATESPKPKAPTGFDPPALPLRVRLDELDVRRAALGADLLGRRLAFSLRGALDAPPGSVSVRMNMDREPLHAEGAPNASVPNTSAPATAAPGGLALALSYTARTGDLQLDAAGGEDTGGLLGCLLGQPDLPAYGLRMAGHGTGGRWRGWLAVSAGDLLRLDSEADVELDTSAPGIAAWLAGRKDSAWRADLRLAAQSGADAPSELRRWMGGTGSQGASGAPDSPVMASHIKGVALRAQASGNFGRTGMTLDIPRLTLDGGAWNLELADATLHAPAGTAFVAPTDLRATVRTRVHDAAALLPDAPLRAAEAALALNGSLNTPDGDALALRGRIDLRGLAAVARTDIAVDMDGNLRRTGQRLTLDGLRLALNGSRPAAGPAAGGGPGGVDGTDGPDGTGGSLDAARPGKGKGNTAARPYTAESPPVPLAILTGNGTWDAATRHATATLAAELPDLPALSALSLPLEATHPTPAKGRGAAPRTSGSSSPADSPLLAGGARMEADVDLRLPPDAPGAGSPGAAPAASAPGLNMTVRAQGAGLRWNAPQARYLLGPSPALSADVTGGYAAPLRLELRHLATARLSGRGTASLGTPAPHVGGTPKLLPPVTGTTLLDASARFTVTGVNGLLAPDEGATRQTPPPAAASDTLTLNLDARGTLAAPTARLTATLPHLELPVGTVRGVTARLDADLRLPLDPPVAAARAAESATTGRIVPAPLPTDAVSGARGQLDVSAASALNAPLAIAANWQLEQRGGAGDARLQITRAEGAGLRGLAALAASWNDMRKARDTGSAPALSGPILSGPILSGTVDLAVADWTALSRAAGTSLSGDDARLRIWLGNEAPLPSRADAERTAGSSPKTRKPPQHAAASPATDTGTGSGTMARASRTAPRGFAIPLHAEATANRLAVGGAATLNALTLTLRLPDLLHLRDGQDGPPTPRGTARLRTGPGTAAGLAWDAADATLDLHDDNAGSPGAAFGLALRGRSTANVHGGYDAAAQILRLDTLHLSDATHAASVDLTRPADIQLAGGVRMDGLHLTLTATPPPLPSTASPPGQASPHARQHDSATGTLDLSLGLRNGGNANAATPDVMLDAALTDVPLRVLRLAADLPLPEGRISGSASLRGQGNSGSGAFELEAEDVAYPDPGQTPAAFRLSGTIRPAAPDSAAAESGSPARRAPASSSGTGQLHATLSAHGLQADVAEAEATLPLRFNSGLPRPDLAGDMTADVRWRGPVAPVWRFVPLADRHLTGTGSLTASLRGPVGAPRVEAEAFLCGGRYEDLVSGVLLTDIRMDALHEDDGTLSIRARLGDGRGGAAAFEGRLSPPPDAGFAPAHVPDAASAAAPGAAPRALQPATGTGQTASPPPAARHGLSRDLAPRIDLRGQLLRLSPLHRDDLSLTLSGSIEANGPLTAPLVRADITVPEGELRLLRGLGGGVTTLEVTEKAVPAAPLSANPALPAGSPLPAGLAPHAAPASSAASSPMAATAPMDAPPTASAAGPSMSSTGPRLDLRIVAPQRFFIRGRGLDSEWRGDLRVAGAAASPALTGTLSPVRGRFDLLAKPFSLSRGNITFTGEQPPNPALDLDLTNEGSAVTAVAHVGGTARRPALALSSTPPLPQDEVMSYVLFGKPLTELSRFEALQAANALRTLSGAGGDFDVLTSVRRTLGVDVLRVGSSDPARQRTTTAPRDPSLSRTSSMPGASASGEQARPTLEAGKYLLDNVYVGVEQGTEAGATGARVEVELLPRLNLEGRSSPTSSELGIMWKKDY from the coding sequence ATGACCGCCCCGCGCCGCCATACCGGCCCCGACGCCGCGCCCACCGCACCGTCGTCGCCGCCCGCCCTGCCGGAAAACGCCGGGGGCAGTGCCGTGCGTGCATCGGAACCGACGCCGCCCGAAAGGAAAAACCGCACGTGGCGCATCCTTGGCGCTGCAGGACGTGCGGCGCTGGCGGTGCTGCTCATCCTGCTGCTGGCGCTGGGGGCCGGAACGACCTTTCTGCGCAGCGCGCCCGGCGAGGCATGGCTGACCGCGCAGGCCGTGCGGATGCTGGCTGCTGCGGGCATCACCTCCACGCTGGACAGCCTGGAAGGCCCCCTGCCCGAGCGGCTGCGGCTGCGCAACCTGACCCTGTCCGACGCGCGCGGCCCGTGGCTGCATCTGGACGAGGCGGAAGTGCGCCTGCGGCCACTGGCCCTGCTGCACGGCACGCTGGATGTGGAACTGATGCGCCTGTCCGCCCCCCGCTGGGAGCGGATGCCGGACATGCCCGCCACGGAGAGCCCGAAGCCGAAGGCCCCGACGGGATTCGATCCCCCGGCCCTGCCGCTGCGGGTGCGGCTGGATGAACTGGACGTGCGGCGTGCCGCGCTGGGCGCGGACCTGCTGGGCCGGAGGCTGGCCTTTTCGCTGCGCGGTGCGCTGGACGCGCCGCCGGGTTCCGTCTCCGTCCGGATGAACATGGACCGCGAACCGCTGCACGCCGAGGGTGCGCCGAACGCGAGCGTACCGAACACCAGCGCACCGGCTACGGCTGCCCCCGGCGGGCTGGCCCTTGCCCTGTCCTACACCGCGCGCACCGGCGACCTGCAACTGGACGCCGCCGGAGGCGAAGACACGGGCGGCCTGCTGGGCTGCCTGCTCGGCCAGCCCGACCTGCCCGCCTATGGCCTGCGCATGGCCGGGCACGGCACGGGAGGCCGGTGGCGCGGCTGGCTTGCGGTCTCGGCAGGCGATCTGCTGCGGCTGGACAGCGAGGCAGACGTGGAACTGGACACCAGCGCTCCGGGCATCGCCGCGTGGCTGGCGGGCCGAAAGGATTCCGCCTGGCGGGCCGACCTGCGGCTGGCAGCGCAAAGCGGCGCGGACGCCCCGTCGGAACTGCGCCGCTGGATGGGGGGCACCGGCAGTCAGGGCGCATCCGGCGCGCCGGATTCTCCCGTCATGGCATCTCACATCAAGGGGGTGGCCCTGCGGGCACAGGCATCCGGCAACTTCGGGCGCACCGGCATGACGCTGGATATCCCCCGGCTGACGCTGGATGGCGGCGCATGGAACCTGGAGCTTGCCGACGCCACCCTGCATGCGCCCGCCGGGACGGCCTTCGTCGCCCCCACGGACCTGCGCGCCACCGTGCGAACGCGGGTGCACGATGCCGCCGCCCTGCTGCCCGATGCCCCCCTGCGCGCAGCCGAGGCGGCACTGGCGCTGAACGGCAGCCTGAATACCCCGGACGGGGACGCACTGGCCCTGCGTGGCCGGATCGATCTGCGCGGCTTGGCTGCGGTGGCGCGCACGGACATTGCCGTGGACATGGACGGCAACCTGCGCCGCACCGGCCAACGCCTGACACTGGACGGATTGCGCCTGGCCCTGAACGGTTCGCGGCCTGCCGCCGGTCCCGCAGCCGGGGGCGGCCCGGGCGGTGTGGACGGTACGGACGGCCCTGACGGCACGGGTGGCAGCCTTGATGCGGCACGCCCCGGCAAGGGCAAAGGGAACACCGCCGCGCGGCCCTACACTGCCGAGTCCCCACCGGTTCCGCTGGCCATCCTCACCGGCAACGGCACCTGGGATGCCGCAACCCGGCACGCCACCGCCACCCTTGCGGCAGAACTGCCCGACCTGCCCGCGCTGTCCGCGCTGTCCTTGCCATTGGAGGCCACCCACCCGACCCCGGCCAAAGGACGCGGTGCGGCGCCCCGAACATCCGGAAGCAGCAGCCCCGCCGATTCTCCCCTGCTGGCGGGCGGCGCACGGATGGAGGCGGACGTGGACCTGCGCCTGCCGCCCGATGCTCCGGGTGCGGGCTCTCCGGGGGCCGCGCCCGCCGCTTCCGCGCCCGGCCTGAACATGACAGTGCGCGCCCAGGGCGCCGGCCTGCGCTGGAATGCTCCGCAGGCGCGCTACCTGCTGGGGCCATCGCCCGCCCTGTCCGCCGATGTGACCGGCGGCTACGCCGCCCCGTTGCGGCTGGAACTGCGCCACCTCGCCACGGCCCGGCTGTCGGGCCGGGGCACGGCCAGCCTCGGCACGCCCGCCCCGCATGTCGGCGGTACTCCCAAACTTTTGCCGCCCGTTACCGGAACAACCCTGCTTGATGCTTCGGCCCGGTTCACGGTGACCGGCGTGAACGGCCTGCTGGCGCCCGACGAAGGGGCGACGAGGCAAACGCCCCCGCCAGCCGCCGCCAGCGACACCCTGACCCTGAACCTGGACGCCAGAGGCACGCTGGCCGCACCCACGGCGCGCCTGACTGCGACGCTGCCGCATCTGGAACTGCCCGTGGGTACGGTGCGCGGGGTGACGGCCCGGCTGGATGCGGACCTGCGCCTGCCCCTCGACCCTCCGGTGGCCGCAGCGCGCGCCGCCGAAAGCGCCACAACCGGCCGCATCGTCCCCGCCCCGCTCCCCACCGACGCCGTATCGGGCGCACGGGGCCAGTTGGACGTATCCGCCGCCAGCGCCCTGAACGCGCCGCTGGCAATTGCCGCCAACTGGCAGTTGGAGCAGCGCGGCGGCGCGGGTGACGCGCGCCTGCAAATCACCCGTGCCGAGGGTGCCGGCCTGCGCGGGCTGGCCGCACTGGCCGCGTCATGGAACGACATGCGAAAGGCGCGGGATACGGGATCCGCCCCCGCCTTATCCGGTCCCATCCTGTCTGGCCCCATCCTGTCCGGTACCGTCGACCTTGCCGTGGCCGACTGGACTGCGCTCTCCCGCGCGGCGGGCACGTCCCTGTCCGGCGACGATGCCAGGCTGCGGATATGGCTGGGAAATGAAGCTCCCCTCCCCTCACGTGCCGATGCCGAACGCACCGCCGGTTCCAGCCCCAAAACGCGCAAGCCCCCGCAACACGCCGCTGCATCGCCCGCGACCGACACCGGCACTGGCTCCGGCACCATGGCCCGCGCGTCCCGTACTGCCCCGCGTGGTTTCGCCATTCCGCTGCACGCGGAGGCGACGGCCAACCGCCTTGCCGTGGGCGGCGCGGCCACGCTCAATGCCCTGACCCTGACCCTGCGCCTGCCCGACCTGCTGCATCTGCGGGACGGGCAGGACGGGCCTCCCACCCCGCGCGGCACCGCCCGCCTGCGCACCGGCCCCGGCACGGCAGCCGGGCTGGCCTGGGATGCAGCCGACGCCACGCTGGACCTGCATGACGACAACGCGGGCTCGCCCGGCGCGGCCTTCGGGCTGGCACTGCGCGGACGCAGCACCGCGAACGTGCACGGTGGCTACGACGCCGCCGCACAAATCCTGCGACTGGACACCCTGCACCTTTCGGATGCGACCCACGCGGCCAGTGTGGACCTGACCCGCCCGGCGGACATCCAACTGGCCGGGGGCGTGCGAATGGACGGCCTGCATCTGACATTGACCGCCACGCCGCCACCCTTGCCATCAACCGCGTCCCCTCCCGGGCAAGCCAGCCCGCACGCACGACAGCACGACAGCGCCACCGGCACGCTGGACCTTTCGCTGGGCCTGCGCAACGGCGGCAACGCCAACGCCGCCACCCCCGACGTGATGCTGGACGCCGCCCTGACCGATGTGCCCCTGCGCGTGCTGCGTCTGGCCGCAGACCTGCCCCTGCCCGAGGGCCGCATTTCCGGTTCCGCGTCCCTGCGCGGGCAGGGCAACTCCGGCAGCGGGGCCTTCGAACTGGAGGCCGAGGACGTGGCCTACCCCGACCCCGGGCAGACGCCCGCCGCCTTTCGTCTGTCGGGCACCATCCGGCCCGCCGCCCCTGATTCTGCCGCCGCCGAATCCGGCAGCCCCGCTCGCCGCGCCCCGGCCAGTTCTTCCGGCACCGGACAACTGCACGCCACCCTGTCCGCCCACGGCTTGCAGGCCGACGTGGCGGAAGCCGAGGCCACCCTGCCGTTGCGCTTCAACTCCGGTCTCCCCAGACCGGACCTTGCGGGCGACATGACGGCGGATGTCCGCTGGCGCGGTCCGGTGGCCCCGGTGTGGCGCTTCGTGCCGCTGGCCGACCGGCACCTGACCGGCACGGGCAGCCTGACCGCCTCGCTGCGCGGCCCGGTGGGCGCTCCCCGCGTGGAGGCGGAAGCCTTCCTGTGCGGCGGCAGGTACGAAGACCTGGTGTCCGGCGTGCTGCTGACCGACATCCGGATGGACGCCCTGCACGAGGACGACGGAACGCTGTCCATACGCGCACGGCTGGGTGATGGGCGCGGCGGCGCGGCGGCCTTCGAGGGACGCCTCTCACCGCCCCCGGACGCCGGTTTCGCCCCCGCCCATGTCCCCGATGCCGCATCCGCCGCCGCTCCCGGGGCCGCTCCTCGCGCACTCCAGCCCGCCACCGGCACCGGACAGACCGCGTCGCCCCCCCCCGCTGCCCGGCACGGTCTTTCGCGCGACCTTGCCCCGCGCATAGACCTGCGCGGCCAGTTGCTGCGCCTCAGCCCCCTGCACCGCGACGACCTGTCGCTGACCCTGTCCGGCAGCATCGAAGCCAACGGGCCGCTTACCGCGCCGCTGGTACGGGCAGACATCACCGTGCCCGAAGGCGAACTGCGCCTGCTGCGCGGTCTGGGCGGCGGGGTCACCACGCTGGAGGTGACCGAAAAGGCCGTGCCCGCGGCTCCCCTTTCGGCAAACCCGGCCCTTCCGGCAGGTTCCCCCCTTCCCGCAGGCTTGGCCCCTCATGCAGCCCCGGCCTCTTCCGCAGCCTCGTCCCCGATGGCGGCCACCGCCCCGATGGATGCGCCGCCCACCGCCAGTGCCGCCGGGCCTTCCATGTCCTCCACAGGCCCCCGGCTGGACCTGCGCATCGTGGCCCCGCAACGGTTCTTCATCCGGGGGCGCGGTCTGGACAGCGAATGGCGGGGCGACCTGCGCGTGGCGGGCGCCGCCGCATCCCCCGCGCTGACGGGCACGCTGTCGCCGGTACGCGGCAGGTTCGATCTGCTGGCCAAGCCCTTCAGCCTGTCGCGCGGCAACATCACCTTCACCGGCGAACAGCCGCCCAACCCCGCGCTGGACCTGGACCTGACCAACGAAGGTTCTGCCGTCACCGCCGTGGCCCACGTGGGCGGCACGGCCCGCCGCCCGGCGCTTGCCCTGTCCAGCACGCCCCCCCTGCCCCAGGACGAGGTGATGAGCTACGTGCTGTTCGGCAAGCCGTTGACCGAACTCAGCCGGTTCGAGGCGTTGCAGGCCGCCAACGCCCTGCGCACCCTGTCCGGCGCGGGCGGCGACTTCGACGTGCTGACCTCCGTACGGCGTACCCTTGGGGTGGACGTGCTGCGGGTGGGCTCGTCGGACCCGGCACGGCAGCGCACCACCACCGCCCCGCGCGACCCTTCCCTTTCGCGCACGTCCTCCATGCCGGGCGCATCCGCCTCCGGCGAACAGGCCCGCCCCACGCTGGAAGCGGGCAAGTACCTGCTGGACAACGTCTACGTGGGCGTGGAGCAGGGCACGGAGGCAGGCGCGACCGGCGCGCGGGTGGAAGTGGAGCTGCTGCCCCGCCTGAATCTGGAAGGCCGCAGTTCGCCCACGTCGAGCGAACTGGGCATCATGTGGAAAAAGGACTACTGA